Proteins from one Fragaria vesca subsp. vesca linkage group LG6, FraVesHawaii_1.0, whole genome shotgun sequence genomic window:
- the LOC101302951 gene encoding AMP deaminase-like, with protein sequence MESYAVHLAMAALVGASLVAVSAYYMHRKTLTQLLEFAKTVERERDENSDGGDADSPQQMRKRRGQRRKGGGYYRRGSGSLPDVTAISGGVDGNGMVDGIPAGLPRLHTLPEGKSADHVGSTKRTAIRAVSPKSPVASASAFESVEGSDDEDNLTDNAKVYHANGNAGPDLPNHVTTNGEQIAIAASSMIRSHSVSGDLHGVQPDPIAADILRKEPEQETFARLQITPTELPSSDEVEVYVVLQECLELRKRYLFSEAVAPWEREVISDPSTPKPNPEPFFYTSEGKSDHHFEMQDGVIHVYPNKDSKEELYPVADATTFFTDLHHILRVIAAGNIRTLCHHRLNLLEQKFNLHLMLNADKEFLAQKSAPHRDFYNVRKVDTHVHHSACMNQKHLLRFIKSKLRKEPDEVVIFRDGTYLTLREVFESLDLNGYDLNVDLLDVHADKSTFHRFDKFNLKYNPCGQSRLREIFLKQDNLIQGRFLAELTKQVFSDLSASKYQMAEYRISIYGRKQSEWDQMASWIVNNELYSENVVWLIQLPRLYNIYKEMGIVTSFQNILDNIFIPLFEVTVDPDSHPQLHVFLKQVVGLDLVDDESKPERRPTKHMPTPAQWTNVFNPAFSYYVYYCYANLYTLNKLRESKGMTTIKFRPHSGEAGDIDHLAATFLTATNIAHGINLRKSPVLQYLYYLAQIGLAMSPLSNNSLFLDYHRNPFPVFFLRGLNVSLSTDDPLQIHLTKEPLVEEYSIAASVWKLSSCDLCEIARNSVYQSGFSHALKSHWIGREYYKRGPDGNDIHKTNVPHIRVEFRETIWREEMKQVYLGKARIPREVDR encoded by the exons ATGGAGTCTTACGCGGTGCATTTGGCCATGGCGGCTCTGGTAGGGGCTTCGCTGGTCGCGGTCTCGGCTTACTATATGCACCGGAAAACCCTAACTCAGCTGCTGGAGTTCGCGAAGACGGTGGAGAGGGAGCGGGACGAGAACTCCGACGGCGGCGACGCCGACTCGCCGCAGCAGATGAGGAAGCGTAGGGGACAACGGCGCAAGGGCGGCGGTTATTACCGGCGCGGCTCGGGGTCGTTGCCGGACGTTACGGCGATTTCCGGCGGGGTTGACGGTAACGGAATGGTGGACGGTATTCCGGCTGGGTTGCCGAGGCTGCACACGCTTCCGGAAG GAAAATCTGCTGACCATGTGGGTTCAACTAAGAGGACTGCTATCCGAGCTGTTTCTCCAAAGTCTCCAGTTGCAAGTGCTAGTGCCTTTGAGAGTGTTGAAGGTTCAGATGATGAAGATAATTTGACTGACAATGCCAAAGTATATCATGCTAATGGCAATGCG GGGCCTGATTTACCAAACCATGTTACTACCAATGGAGAGCAAATTGCTATAGCTGCTTCAAGTATGATTAGGTCACATTCTGTATCTGGTGATCTGCATGGTGTCCAGCCTGATCCAATTGCAGCTGACATTCTAAGGAAAGAGCCTGAGCAAGAAACTTTTGCGCGACTTCAAATTACTCCCACTG AATTACCATCATCTGATGAAGTAGAGGTCTATGTGGTTCTTCAAGAATGTCTTGAACTGCGAAAGAGATATTTATTCAGTGAGGCAGTTGCTCCGTGGGAGAGAGAAGTTATATCTGATCCCAGTACCCCAAAGCCTAACCCAGAACCATTTTTCTACACTTCTGAGGGAAAGTCTGAT CATCATTTTGAGATGCAAGATGGAGTAATTCACGTGTATCCAAATAAAGATT CAAAAGAAGAGCTTTATCCTGTTGCTGATGCAACTACCTTTTTCACTGACCTTCATCACATACTTCGAGTTATAGCAGCAGGGAATATAAGAACTTTATGCCATCATCGGTTGAATCTTCTGGAACAA AAATTCAATCTTCACTTAATGCTTAATGCGGATAAGGAATTTCTGGCCCAAAAAAGTGCCCCACATCGTGATTTTTATAATGTTAGGAAAGTTGATACCCATGTTCATCACTCGGCATGCATGAACCAGAAGCATCTTTTGAGGTTTATAAAGTCAAAGTTGAGGAAGGAGCCTGACGAG GTTGTAATATTTCGAGATGGAACCTATTTGACCTTAAGAGAAGTTTTTGAGAGTCTGGATTTGAATGG GTATGACCTGAATGTGGACCTTTTGGATGTTCATGCAGATAAAAGCACATTTCATCGTTTTGATAAGTTCAATCTGAAGTACAACCCCTGTGGTCAAAGTAGGCTCAGGGAGATTTTCCTTAAGCAGGATAATCTTATCCAAG GCCGTTTCCTTGCTGAGCTGACAAAGCAAGTGTTCTCTGATCTTTCTGCCAGTAAATATCAG ATGGCTGAGTACAGAATATCAATATATGGCAGGAAGCAAAGTGAGTGGGACCAAATGGCTAGTTGGATAGTGAACAATGAATTGTACAGTGAGAATGTTGTATGGTTGATACAG CTGCCACGGCTGTACAATATATACAAGGAAATGGGGATAGTCACATCATTTCAGAATATTCTTGACAATATATTCATACCACTGTTTGAGGTTACCGTAGATCCAGATTCCCACCCGCAGTTGCATGTTTTTCTGAAACAG GTTGTTGGGTTGGATTTGGTTGATGATGAAAGCAAACCTGAAAGACGGCCCACAAAACACATGCCAACTCCAGCACAATGGACAAATGTTTTCAATCCTGCATTTTCATACTACGTGTACTATTGTTATGCTAATCTCTACACATTAAACAAG CTTCGCGAATCGAAGGGCATGACAACCATCAAATTCCGTCCACATTCTGGGGAG GCTGGGGACATTGACCACCTTGCTGCAACGTTTCTTACTGCAACTAACATTGCACACGGAATCAATTTGAGAAAGTCTCCTGTGCTTCAATATCTGTATTATCTAGCTCAG ATTGGTCTGGCTATGTCACCCCTGAGTAACAATTCACTGTTCTTGGACTACCATCGCAACCCTTTTCCTGTATTTTTCTTACGGGGTCTTAACGTGTCTCTCTCTACTGATGATCCTCTTCAAATCCACTTAACGAAAGAACCCTTGGTAGAAGAATATAGTATAGCTGCTTCT GTATGGAAATTGAGTTCATGCGATCTATGTGAAATTGCCCGTAATTCAGTTTACCAGTCAGGTTTCTCACATGCGTTGAAG TCACACTGGATTGGGAGAGAGTACTACAAGAGAGGTCCAGATGGAAATGATATCCACAAAACAAATGTTCCCCATATCCGGGTGGAATTCCGTGAAACG ATCTGGAGGGAGGAGATGAAACAAGTTTATCTTGGCAAGGCTAGAATCCCCAGAGAAGTTGACAGATAA
- the LOC101307410 gene encoding uncharacterized protein LOC101307410: MAGGGNFVHRVMSYLVNELLVDSLANSKSFQRFAVRTSKQMDELSNLAAKKKEQLAKQMEDISESFKDR, from the exons ATGGCCGGTGGTGGAAATTTCGTTCACAGAGTGATGTCATACCTCGTCAATGAGCTTCTGGTTGATAGCCTCGCCAACAG CAAATCATTCCAGAGGTTTGCTGTGAGGACATCAAAGCAGATGGATGAGCTTTCAAATTTGG CTGCCAAGAAGAAGGAACAACTTGCCAAGCAGATGGAGGATATCTCCGAG TCTTTCAAAGACCGATAA
- the LOC101311304 gene encoding UPF0481 protein At3g47200-like gives MVRALCHDLALVENQIPFFTLEVIYDMIKPRLMSKCKAPESVTSLALSFFKPMMSQNSYIEEHSYTDCIHLLDLLHKSSLLAASGVGTAFERRVILNHAAGNLTPGDQYYSGSLDYCASELVQSGIELCKESGDSLVNINFMRQGGLIKIPPVLIYDIRDSLFRNLIAYEQTNINIRHHVTSYAILMKTLIRSPRDVKLLRKRGIISQNWIEDEAYVTQFRSLLQEVIPKDFYFDDFCEEVNAYASKFWFRRKIHSLYLTYFSTAWSMISFIAAICLFILTFLQTYFTINPR, from the coding sequence ATGGTCAGAGCTCTTTGCCATGATTTAGCATTGGTTGAAAACCAGATCCCCTTCTTTACTCTTGAAGTCATATATGATATGATCAAGCCTCGATTAATGAGCAAGTGCAAAGCACCAGAGTCTGTCACTAGTCTTGCTTTAAGTTTCTTCAAGCCTATGATGAGCCAAAACTCATATATAGAGGAGCATTCCTACACAGACTGCATACATTTGCTTGATCTTTTGCACAAATCCTCCTTGCTTGCAGCTTCTGGAGTAGGTACCGCCTTCGAAAGAAGAGTAATTTTGAATCATGCAGCTGGTAATTTGACTCCAGGGGATCAATATTATTCGGGATCATTAGACTACTGCGCTTCAGAACTTGTACAATCTGGAATTGAGCTTTGCAAAGAATCCGGAGACTCTTTGGTGAACATAAACTTCATGAGACAAGGAGGGCTGATCAAAATCCCACCGGTGTTGATTTACGATATAAGGGATTCACTATTCAGAAACCTGATTGCCTACGAGCAAACTAATATCAACATTAGGCATCATGTTACATCGTACGCTATCCTCATGAAAACTCTCATCCGTTCTCCACGAGATGTGAAGCTACTTAGGAAAAGAGGCATCATATCTCAGAATTGGATCGAAGACGAAGCATATGTAACACAGTTCAGAAGTCTTCTACAAGAAGTTATTCCCAAGGACTTCTATTTCGATGATTTCTGTGAGGAAGTGAATGCCTACGCGAGTAAGTTCTGGTTTCGTAGAAAGATACACTCTCTATATCTAACTTATTTCTCAACAGCATGGAGTATGATATCATTCATTGCTGCCATTTGCCTTTTCATTCTCACGTTCTTACAAACATACTTTACAATCAACCCTCGCTAA
- the LOC101311597 gene encoding uncharacterized protein LOC101311597 produces the protein MSSGQSTTAGTMKAFRGKLHLPIIMVCAIALISLLYTERISIILSSNPFFKHKSCSRRAASITKKYDRNATEEKIDASIVDDRFVFDPEECNVEHGKWVFNRSIKPFYSDRSCPYLDRQVSCVKNGRPDSDSDYRHWEWQPEDCTLPRFNPELMLEKIRNKRLMFVGDSLQRGQWQSLVCMVESIIPQDKQSMRRGRALSVFTAKEYNATIEFYWDPFLVESNSDIHIVGNPKERILKVDSVDKHAKHWTGVDILVFNTYVWWMSGYTIKSYWGSFPNGEEGYEELEAVVAYRIALKTWANWVDTNVNPNKTRVFFTSMSPTHIRNADWNNPEGMRCFNETKPYLKKGFWSTGADKRIMRVVVEVIKKMKVPVSVLNITQMSDQRIDAHTKVYTETGGKVLTDEQKADVLHNSDCIHWCLPGVPDTWNQIFLANL, from the exons ATGAGCTCAGGACAGTCTACCACTGCAGGCACAATGAAGGCCTTTAGAGGAAAACTACATCTTCCTATTATCATGGTCTGTGCTATTGCCTTGATCAGTCTCTTGTATACTGAAAGAATTAGTATTATTCTTTCTTCCAACCCTTTTTTCAAGCATAAATCCTGTTCCAGAAGAGCAGCATCTATAACAAAAAAGT ATGATAGAAATGCTACAGAAGAAAAGATAGATGCTTCAATTGTAGATGATAGGTTTGTGTTCGACCCGGAGGAATGTAATGTTGAGCATGGAAAATGGGTGTTCAACCGTTCAATCAAGCCTTTTTACTCGGACAGAAGTTGTCCATATCTTGATAGGCAAGTTTCTTGTGTCAAAAATGGAAGACCGGATTCTGATTCTGACTACCGGCACTGGGAATGGCAGCCAGAAGATTGCACATTGCCTAG ATTTAATCCAGAACTCATGCTTGAGAAAATTCGTAATAAGAGGCTAATGTTTGTTGGGGATTCTTTGCAAAGAGGTCAATGGCAATCTTTAGTCTGTATGGTTGAATCCATCATACCTCAAGACAAACAGTCCATGCGCCGGGGGCGCGCTCTTTCAGTCTTCACAGCCAAA GAATACAATGCTACAATTGAATTTTACTGGGATCCATTTCTGGTAGAGTCCAATTCTGACATCCACATAGTTGGAAATCCAAAGGAAAGAATACTAAAAGTGGATTCAGTTGACAAGCATGCAAAACACTGGACTGGAGTAGATATCCTTGTCTTCAATACTTATGTATGGTGGATGAGCGGCTATACGATCAAGTCATA CTGGGGTTCATTTCCAAATGGGGAAGAAGGATATGAAGAGTTGGAAGCAGTAGTTGCATACAGAATAGCATTGAAGACATGGGCCAACTGGGTCGACACGAATGTCAATCCAAACAAGACTCGTGTCTTCTTCACTTCTATGTCTCCTACACACATAAG GAATGCAGACTGGAACAATCCAGAAGGGATGAGATGTTTCAATGAAACAAAGCCTTACTTGAAAAAGGGATTCTGGAGTACTGGTGCTGATAAGAGGATCATGCGCGTGGTGGTCGAAGTGATAAAGAAAATGAAAGTTCCTGTTTCAGTTCTTAACATAACACAGATGTCAGATCAACGAATTGACGCTCACACAAAAGTTTACACAGAGACTGGAGGCAAAGTACTAACAGATGAGCAAAAGGCAGATGTGCTACACAACTCAGATTGTATACATTGGTGTCTGCCAGGAGTTCCAGATACATGGAATCAAATTTTTTTGGCAAATTTGTAG
- the LOC101299100 gene encoding monothiol glutaredoxin-S16, chloroplastic-like, producing the protein MATIIHLSPIQTPPPSPRLFSSQTTLHLSLNLHPKPLSFPSISLRPYAPAKPRALVVTSAVKSLSETELVPVDGEEVAGKLPSETGVYAVFDQNGELQFVGLSRNIAASILVHRKSVPELCHSVKVGIVDEPDRTVLTEAWKSWMEEHIKATGKVPPGNESGNATWVRQAPKKKKPDLRLTPGRHMQLTVPLEQLVDRLVKENKVVAFIKGSRSAPLCGFSQRVIGILENQGVDYESVDVLDEEYNSGLRETLKSYSNWPTFPQIFVNGELVGGCDILTSMHEKGELASLFKK; encoded by the exons ATGGCCACCATCATCCACCTCTCTCCGATTCAAACTCCGCCGCCGTCTCCTCGCTTATTTTCTTCCCAAACTACCCTTCACCTCTCACTCAATTTACACCCCAAGCCCCTCTCCTTTCCCTCCATTTCTCTCCGGCCCTACGCTCCGGCCAAGCCTCGCGCTCTGGTCGTCACTTCGGCTGTCAAGAGCCTATCGGAGACTGAGCTAGTCCCAGTGGACGGTGAGGAAGTCGCCGGAAAATTGCCGTCGGAGACCGGCGTCTACGCCGTTTTTGACCAGAACGGTGAGCTTCAGTTCGTCGGCTTATCGAGAAACATAGCCGCGAGTATTCTTGTTCACCGGAAATCGGTGCCGGAGCTATGCCACTCCGTCAAG GTTGGGATAGTGGATGAACCAGATAGGACGGTTCTGACGGAAGCTTGGAAATCATGGATGGAAGAACACATAAAAGCTACTGGGAAAGTGCCTCCAGGTAATGAATCAGGCAATGCCACCTGGGTGCGGCAGGCACCTAAGAAGAAGAAGCCTGATCTGCGGCTGACACCAGGTCGTCACATGCAGTTGACAGTTCCGTTGGAGCAACTTGTGGATCGGTTGGTGAAGGAGAACAAGGTTGTGGCATTTATCAAGGGTTCAAGAAGTGCCCCGTTGTGTGGTTTCTCGCAGAGAGTTATTGGCATTCTTGAAAACCAAGGGGTAGATTATGAGAGTGTTGATGTGCTTGATGAAGAGTATAACTCTGGATTGAGGGAGACTTTGAAGAGCTATAGCAATTGGCCTACTTTCCCGCAAATATTTGTAAACGGAGAACTGGTTGGGGGATGTGATATTCTAACATCCATGCACGAAAAGGGCGAGCTTGCTAGCTTGTTTAAGAAGTGA
- the LOC101308478 gene encoding phosphatidylinositide phosphatase SAC1-like, which yields MDGGSSSGGNFKLYEQLELQEFPDKFVIKSVEAPDQGFVIGRRDGAIEPLNADSSSSNPSKTSTIYGVVGTIRLLAGNYLIVITSRIEVGKYLGFPVYRVTSMNFLSCNQVLKLSTVQEKKDEAYFMALLKTVQSTPGLYFSYETDLTLNKQRRSKLIGGWMAKPIWKQADPRFVWNKNLLDELIEYKLDGFIIPLLQGNILNFQVTQLKFKDSPVALTIFSRRCTRRLGTRMWRRGANLEGDVANFIETEQLMEFEGFKSSFLQIRGSIPLLWEQIVDLSYKPQLKIIDHEQTSNVVERHFHDLFQRYGETIAVDLTDKHGDEGQLSKAYANETQNLPNVRYVPFDFHHICGNSNFENLKVLYEQLSELLEKQGYFLVDAEGNILEEQKGIVRSNCIDCLDRTNVTQSYLAQKCLDAQLQRMGVLDSTESISMFDEEYQKFRTLWAEHGDEVSLEYAGTYALKGDLVRYGKQTFGGMIKDGMSALSRYYLNNFQDGIRQDAADLISGRYMVRRDGSPRQMESFSYLPVASALLIGGLTVTSFTLQQAGRNAHQFMTSVLWAGVTAGVAAVVKANGRQFCSRPRLCRLV from the exons ATGGACGGTGGATCTTCCTCCGGCGGGAACTTCAAGCTCTACGAGCAGCTGGAGTTGCAGGAGTTTCCGGACAAGTTCGTGATCAAATCCGTCGAAGCTCCCGATCAAGGCTTCGTGATCGGCCGCCGCGACGGCGCGATTGAACCGCTTAACG CTGATTCTTCTTCGTCAAACCCGTCGAAAACGTCGACGATATATGGAGTCGTCGGAACGATCAGACTGCTCGCAG GAAATTACTTGATTGTTATAACTTCTCGGATAGAAGTTGGGAAGTATCTTGGCTTCCCTGTTTACCGGGTGACCTCTATGAATTTTCTTTCCTGCAATCAGGTGTTGAAGCTCTCAACTGTTCAAGAA AAAAAAGATGAAGCTTACTTCATGGCTCTGTTGAAAACAGTCCAATCAACTCCAGGGCTGTACTTCTCATACGAAACAGATTTAACATTGAA CAAGCAAAGAAGAAGCAAGTTGATTGGAGGTTGGATGGCCAAACCAATATGGAAGCAG GCCGACCCTCGATTTGTTTGGAACAAAAATCTTTTGGATGAACTTATCGAGTACAAG CTGGACGGGTTTATTATTCCTCTTCTACAAGGAAATATCCTCAA CTTCCAGGTTACACAGCTAAAGTTTAAAGACTCACCTGTCGCACTTACAATATTCTCAAGGAGATGTACCCGTCGTCTAG GGACAAGAATGTGGAGAAGAGGAGCTAACCTTGAAGGAGATGTGGCTAACTTTATTGAAACCGAGCAATTAATGGAGTTTGAAGGTTTCAAGTCCTCGTTTCTGCAG ATTCGGGGTTCAATTCCACTTCTTTGGGAGCAAATTGTTGACTTGAGCTATAAACCACAACTAAAAATTATTGATCATGAACAGACG TCAAATGTAGTGGAGCGACATTTTCATGATCTTTTCCAAAGATATGGAGAGACAATAGCAGTAGACTTGACTGATAAA CACGGTGATGAAGGTCAACTAAGCAAGGCATATGCTAATGAGACACAAAATCTGCCAAACGTGAG ATACGTTCCATTTGACTTCCATCATATATGTGGCAACTCAAATTTTGAGAACTTAAAGGTTTTATACGAGCAGCTATCAGAACTACTTGAAAAGCAAGG ATACTTTCTCGTTGATGCGGAAGGAAACATACTGGAGGAGCAGAAAGGAATTGTCAGATCTAACTGCATCGACTGCCTCGATAGAACAAATGTTACCCAG AGTTACTTGGCTCAGAAGTGTCTGGATGCCCAATTGCAGAGGATGGGAGTGCTTGATTCAACTGAGTCCATTTCTATGTTTGATGAAGAGTATCAAAAATTTAGAACAT TGTGGGCTGAGCATGGTGATGAGGTAAGCCTTGAGTACGCTGGGACTTATGCCTTGAAAGGGGACCTAGTTAG GTATGGAAAACAGACATTTGGAGGAATGATTAAAGATGGGATGAGCGCTCTTTCTAGATATTATTTGAATAACTTTCAGGATGGTATTCGGCAG GATGCCGCTGATCTTATTAGTGGCCGCTATATGGTTAGGAGGGACGGTTCACCACGCCAGATGGAATCCTTTTCT TATCTTCCGGTGGCATCAGCTTTGCTAATCGGAGGTTTGACAGTGACATCTTTCACACTTCAGCAAG CGGGGCGAAACGCCCACCAATTCATGACTTCTGTACTTTGGGCGGGAGTGACTGCCGGTGTAGCGGCAGTGGTGAAAGCTAATGGAAGACAGTTCTGTTCTAGACCTCGCTTGTGCAGATTAGTGTAA
- the LOC101304302 gene encoding uncharacterized protein LOC101304302, producing the protein MACCLALPHIPVLHPLGRNKYSYLRKPCISLPKLGYGSLNRNKFRHLSSIDGNNTGGRGLSDAESFSSKPEDSRGNSDSGQGGAATSNETLTKLRRYGIAGLLSYGLLNTAYYLTTFLIVWFYVAPAPGRMGYLAAAQRFLKIMAMVWAGSQVTKLIRAGGALALAPFVDRGLSWFTVKFHFKSQGKAFAAIVGVCLGLALVLFFAVTLLSA; encoded by the coding sequence ATGGCTTGTTGCCTGGCTCTGCCTCATATTCCTGTTTTGCATCCCCTGGGCCGCAATAAATATTCATACCTGAGAAAACCCTGCATTTCGTTGCCAAAGCTTGGCTACGGTTCACTGAATCGGAACAAGTTTCGACATTTGTCTTCAATTGATGGCAACAATACCGGTGGTAGAGGTTTGTCTGATGCTGAAAGCTTCTCCTCTAAACCTGAAGATTCAAGGGGGAATAGTGATAGTGGTCAAGGAGGTGCTGCCACATCTAATGAGACTTTGACGAAACTGAGGAGATATGGGATTGCTGGATTGTTGTCATATGGGTTATTGAATACTGCCTACTATCTTACGACATTTCTCATCGTCTGGTTCTATGTTGCTCCTGCGCCTGGAAGGATGGGTTACCTTGCAGCTGCTCAGCGATTTCTTAAAATAATGGCCATGGTGTGGGCTGGTAGCCAGGTTACTAAGCTTATTCGAGCTGGAGGAGCCCTTGCTCTTGCTCCTTTTGTGGACAGGGGATTATCTTGGTTCACTGTCAAGTTCCATTTTAAGTCTCAGGGAAAGGCTTTTGCAGCAATTGTTGGTGTTTGCTTGGGACTGGCTTTGGTTTTATTTTTTGCTGTAACATTGCTTTCAGCTTAA
- the LOC101308191 gene encoding PHD finger-like domain-containing protein 5B-like — protein sequence MAKHHPDLIMCRKQPGIAIGRLCEKCDGKCVICDSYVRPCTLVRVCDECNYGSFQGRCVICGGVGISDAYYCKECTQQEKDRDGCPKIVNLGSAKTDLFYERKKYGFKKR from the coding sequence ATGGCGAAGCATCATCCTGACCTGATTATGTGCCGGAAACAACCAGGAATAGCTATTGGACGGTTGTGCGAAAAGTGTGATGGTAAGTGTGTGATCTGCGACTCCTATGTGCGTCCCTGCACACTGGTTAGGGTCTGCGATGAGTGCAACTACGGATCCTTCCAGGGACGGTGTGTTATCTGTGGAGGTGTTGGAATTTCTGATGCTTATTACTGCAAGGAGTGTACCCAGCAGGAGAAAGATAGAGATGGGTGTCCAAAAATTGTGAATCTGGGAAGCGCCAAAACAGATCTGTTCTATGAACGGAAGAAGTATGGTTTCAAGAAAAGGTGA
- the LOC101311888 gene encoding transcription factor TGA4-like, whose translation MSSFETFFEGWLVRQEHYLDELQSAQQRAHEAREVDLRDLVSRVLLHYQQYYEEKSRIAQRDVFMVFSPTWFTSLERALLWIAGFKPGLAFRLVSDSVPDLSDDQRVRVTRLVEETRVEERALNDKLAKIHESVAAPPLVDVARRHARYVESEGAEGEEEEAATRLKSALEDVLADANLLRTTVATKLVEMMSGAQAVRFLVAVGQFQLKIRSWGLERDARRSRGGRRW comes from the coding sequence ATGTCATCATTTGAGACATTCTTCGAGGGCTGGCTGGTCCGGCAGGAGCACTACCTGGACGAGCTCCAGTCGGCCCAGCAGCGAGCCCACGAGGCGCGTGAAGTTGATCTCCGAGACTTGGTGTCGCGGGTGCTGCTCCATTACCAGCAATACTATGAGGAGAAATCAAGAATTGCACAGAGAGATGTGTTTATGGTGTTTTCACCCACTTGGTTCACTTCCCTGGAGCGTGCTTTGCTGTGGATAGCCGGGTTCAAACCGGGTCTGGCATTCCGGTTGGTTTCGGACTCGGTACCCGACTTGAGTGATGACCAGCGGGTCCGGGTGACCCGCCTCGTGGAGGAGACGCGGGTCGAGGAGCGGGCGCTGAATGATAAGCTGGCTAAGATTCACGAGAGCGTGGCGGCCCCACCGCTTGTCGATGTGGCGCGTCGCCACGCGCGGTATGTGGAGAGTGAGGGTGCGGAGGGGGAGGAGGAGGAGGCGGCGACGAGGTTGAAGTCGGCATTGGAAGACGTGCTGGCGGATGCGAATTTGCTGAGGACGACGGTGGCGACGAAGCTGGTGGAGATGATGAGCGGCGCTCAGGCGGTCAGGTTTTTGGTGGCGGTGGGTCAGTTTCAGCTCAAGATAAGGAGCTGGGGGTTGGAGAGAGACGCGCGGCGGTCCCGCGGCGGAAGACGGTGGTAG